Proteins co-encoded in one Pseudophryne corroboree isolate aPseCor3 chromosome 1, aPseCor3.hap2, whole genome shotgun sequence genomic window:
- the LOC134930499 gene encoding kyphoscoliosis peptidase-like: MWNAVEMAGEWLLLDACWGAGTVDLQKAIFLPSYDDFFFLTAPEEFIETHWPDDPSWQLLERPVSFKDFQQKIFKTSEFFRLSLTVTTPEAFYLTTEDGEVKVSLSYQYPMEFSYKIYKLSNDSRIFVEKTFGILTNQESCMTLRVFPPMDGQYELMVFARPTGTTAPYKWVCSYHIDCPQPKSSLALPENPFHFWGLHQTGKDLGVTSCNPGEDLIVSETSPLNIIFKTSRALMATFQLAHQEMAEPFSKKCLVSQIEETQLRCKVLLPFHGYYRLSLFVKKLEGEHFQNVSNMLINCRNPVNHNELFPLNLSTHCGPGTNTRQHGLTSPSHTSPVISTRTGKCRITFCTLWDLEVFTVLENGRETKSLCPLDRYCLLTQVEQKICLTVHLPEAGQYKLSIFTKPQRAQEFSHACDYVIRCHSNQGLPPFPNVYGAWRRGCLLLQPQAGLLPAESWENFRVKIPGACKVLVIGPVKTELQLTKSTVWEGKVFTGTAGSLIKLAVKFSSNSAEMDIVMSFKTQKTRLDTSSG; the protein is encoded by the exons ATGTGGAACGCGGTGGAGATGGCTGGAGAGTGGCTCCTGCTGGATGCCTGCTGGGGAGCCGGGACTGTTGACCTTCAGAAGGCAATATTTCTACCAAG CTACGATGACTTCTTCTTCCTTACTGCCCCTGAGGAGTTTATCGAAACTCACTGGCCGGACGACCCCTCGTGGCAGCTCCTGGAACGCCCAGTTTCGTTTAAAGATTTCCAACAGAAAATTTTCAAGACATCCGAGTTCTTCCGGTTGAGTCTTACCGTCACCACGCCAGAGGCTTTCTACCTCACAACAG AAGACGGTGAAGTCAAAGTGTCTCTGAGCTACCAATACCCGATGGAATTTAGTTATAAGATCTACAAACTTTCCAACGACAGCAGAATTTTTGTAGAGAAGACATTTGGGATACTCACTAACCAAGAGTCCTGCATGACCCTACGTGTCTTTCCCCCAATGGATGGACAATACGAGCTGATGGTATTTGCAAGGCCCACTGGCACCACAGCTCCCTACAAATGGGTTTGCTCCTACCACATTGACTGCCCACAGCCAAAGTCTTCCCTAGCACTCCCGGAAAATCCTTTTCATTTCTGGGGTTTACATCAAACAGGAAAAGACCTTGGGGTCACCAGCTGCAACCCTGGTGAGGACCTTATTGTCTCAGAAACCAGTCCCCTGAATATTATTTTTAAGACATCCAGGGCCTTGATGGCTACATTCCAGCTCGCACACCAAGAGATGGCCGAGCCATTCAGTAAGAAATGCCTGGTTTCCCAAATCGAGGAAACCCAACTTAGATGTAAAGTCCTCCTACCTTTCCATGGATACTACAGGTTGTCTTTATTCGTGAAGAAGCTGGAAGGAGAACATTTCCAAAATGTTAGCAACATGTTAATTAATTGTAGGAACCCAGTGAACCATAATGAACTTTTCCCACTGAACCTCAGTACTCACTGCGGGCCTGGCACCAACACAAGACAGCACGGTTTGACCAGTCCCAGCCATACATCTCCAGTCATAAGTACAAGGACTGGCAAGTGCAGAATCACCTTCTGCACTCTGTGGGACTTGGAGGTGTTTACCGTCCTAGAAAATGGCAGGGAGACCAAGAGCTTGTGCCCTCTGGACAGATATTGTCTCCTTACGCAGGTGGAGCAGAAGATATGTTTGACTGTTCACCTTCCAGAGGCTGGACAATACAAGCTGAGCATCTTTACCAAGCCCCAGAGAGCCCAGGAGTTCTCCCATGCCTGCGATTACGTCATCCGCTGCCACTCCAACCAAGGCCTACCTCCTTTCCCAAACGTTTACGGTGCGTGGAGGCGCGGCTGTCTCTTGCTGCAGCCACAAGCCGGCCTCCTTCCCGCGGAGAGTTGGGAGAATTTTCGAGTCAAAATTCCTGGAGCTTGTAAAGTTCTCGTCATCGGGCCGGTGAAGACGGAACTTCAGCTCACAAAGAGTACGGTCTGGGAGGGAAAGGTTTTCACCGGCACTGCTGGGTCACTTATCAAATTAGCGGTGAAGTTTTCTTCAAACTCTGCAGAAATGgatatcgtgatgtcatttaaaactCAGAAAACCAGGCTGGACACATCTTCAGGGTAG
- the LOC135051488 gene encoding uncharacterized protein LOC135051488, whose translation MGRSNGIGTISENGQCGKSHSMKTILPKKGNNNKNYKKNSKGSSQSNQDHEQVLQANVETNMSSKTLDYQNGNIYEIHKSNHADIHSSSKTTPKKVIEQKSRTLKVSSSQGKEASNSETKKEVFHFWSTKVNNIHEGSEEKTSVAKSSAGDHLKNIITNQPADSTQEDHGRGCDFSKNPFEIRPLKRKKRDELFPPVGFTHIDDYVLSLSNQIQSQNASVKEIVHKITKKSTNNIEKIRAIWIWLCHNISYDVEGYLGLSQKLYRPEDVLEKRKAVCSGYAGLCKEMCRYIISTRHQPTFLGSLTLV comes from the exons ATGGGTCGTAGTAACGGTATTGGGACAATTTCTGAAAATGGGCAATGTGGAAAGTCCCATTCCATGAAAACGATTTTGCCAAAAAAGGGCAACAataacaaaaattacaaaaaaaattcaaAAGGGTCATCTCAGTCCAATCAAGACCATGAGCaagtccttcaagccaatgtcgagACCAACATGTCTTCCAAAACTCTTGATTATCAGAATGGGAACATATATGAGATACATAAGAGTAACCATGCGGACATCCACAGCTCCAGTAAAACAACTCCAAAGAAGGTTATCGAGCAGAAGTCAAGAACCCTCAAGGTCTCAAGCTCTCAAGGAAAAGAGGCATCAAATTCTGAAACGAAGAAAGAAGTTTTCCATTTCTGGTCAACAAAGGTTAATAATATCCATGAGGGTTCCGAGGAAAAGACCTCTGTGGCCAAGAGTAGTGCAGGAGACCACCTCAAGAACATTATTACTAATCAGCCTGCAGACAGTACCCAGGAGGACCATGGCAGAGGATGTGATTTCAGTAAGAATCCTTTTGAGATAAGACCCTTAAAGAGGAAGAAGAGGGATGAATTGTTCCCACCAGTAGGCTTTACCCACATTGATGACTATGTTCTTTCCTTGAGCAATCAG ATTCAGTCACAAAATGCCTCAGTAAAGGAAATTGTACATAAAATCACCAAAAAGTCCACAAACAACATTGAGAAGATTCGAGCAATATGGATCTGGCTGTGCCATAACATCA GCTATGACGTGGAAGGGTATCTCGGCCTCTCTCAGAAGTTGTACAGGCCGGAAGATGTGTTGGAGAAGAGGAAAGCTGTGTGCTCCGGGTACGCAGGGCTGTGTAAGGAAATGTGCAGGTACATAATTAGTACAAGGCATCAGCCAACATTTCTAGGATCATTGACATtggtgtaa